The proteins below are encoded in one region of Williamsoniiplasma luminosum:
- the mutM gene encoding DNA-formamidopyrimidine glycosylase: MPELPEVVTVVKLLEPDLINKTIKKFEIYYAKLLWRNEIEDFKKRVENQKILKIFNQGKYIIFELENDVLISHLRMEGRWNFEPQNTLSYKESWLECQFILDDGFVLRYYDSRKFGTLEIVSKESFFNGSALAHLGPSILDPNLTAKQLFEKFQKIKRPIKSVLLEQNIISGIGNIYDNEILFATKINPLTPANEITLKTVSKLLTNAIEILKTSISVGGTTIHSFTPKQGVSGGYQDFLKVHGREKKECYLCQTPIAKIKVNGRGTYYCPKCQK; encoded by the coding sequence ATGCCAGAATTACCAGAAGTTGTCACGGTTGTAAAACTATTAGAACCTGATCTGATCAATAAAACAATTAAAAAATTTGAAATTTATTACGCTAAATTATTATGACGAAATGAGATCGAAGATTTTAAAAAAAGAGTTGAGAACCAAAAGATTCTTAAAATTTTTAATCAAGGAAAATACATCATTTTCGAACTCGAAAATGATGTTCTAATTTCGCATTTACGCATGGAGGGTCGTTGAAATTTCGAACCGCAAAACACGCTTTCATATAAAGAGAGTTGATTAGAATGTCAATTTATTTTAGATGATGGCTTTGTTTTGCGTTACTACGATTCAAGAAAATTCGGAACTTTAGAAATTGTTTCTAAAGAAAGTTTTTTTAATGGCAGTGCTTTGGCTCATTTAGGGCCTTCAATTTTAGATCCAAATTTAACTGCTAAGCAATTATTTGAAAAATTTCAAAAAATTAAAAGACCGATTAAATCGGTCTTACTAGAGCAAAATATTATTTCCGGAATTGGTAATATTTATGACAACGAAATTTTATTTGCCACTAAAATAAATCCGTTAACCCCAGCCAATGAAATAACTTTGAAAACCGTTTCAAAGTTATTAACTAATGCAATTGAGATTTTAAAAACCTCAATTAGCGTAGGAGGTACTACAATCCACTCATTCACCCCTAAACAAGGGGTAAGTGGTGGATACCAAGACTTTTTAAAAGTCCATGGACGTGAGAAAAAAGAGTGCTATCTTTGTCAGACTCCAATTGCCAAAATTAAGGTTAATGGAAGAGGAACTTATTATTGTCCAAAGTGCCAAAAATAG
- a CDS encoding DnaD domain protein, giving the protein MEKTPIKYSIDLKDSDVLVQQQDLITLYQPIIGSSAVGLYFSLFNEYHILKKLKLKLEHSRLTKISGLTEKQFNEDIKKLESLRLIKTLISKNGESVIYQIFAPLDINEFFENEMFEQTLTKKVGLENLEIIKFINQEVESKKVSDAEYEEVTAVFEDVFADEIDEMEKNPTIRDMNFVVLKQKKTTLFDKFINIEILNKILIDNGVAIDLRSKRYQKMFCDALTKQNFTEKTLATLIIGSFNFETAKIEPELFETKLNKTIAKKIRKETKAMESNLSDTQLEIVNLMDELNPDEYVLKVTNFIADFSTRRMINTLKEKFSLLNGAINCMIQHSINRNNKIIPNYIYKIAESLNSYSIKKTTDVLAYLNFFQKESSNNGMIQEELVSTRLTNSDEELMALFD; this is encoded by the coding sequence ATGGAAAAAACACCAATAAAATATTCGATCGACTTAAAAGATTCTGATGTTTTGGTTCAACAACAAGACTTAATTACGCTATATCAACCAATAATCGGTTCATCTGCTGTTGGTCTATATTTTTCCTTGTTTAATGAGTACCATATTTTAAAAAAATTAAAATTAAAACTAGAACATTCAAGACTTACCAAAATTTCGGGTTTAACCGAAAAACAATTCAATGAAGATATTAAAAAACTAGAAAGTTTAAGACTTATTAAAACTTTAATCTCTAAAAATGGTGAGTCAGTGATTTATCAAATTTTTGCCCCGTTAGATATCAATGAATTTTTTGAAAATGAAATGTTTGAACAAACATTAACTAAAAAAGTTGGATTAGAAAACTTAGAAATTATTAAATTTATTAATCAAGAAGTGGAATCTAAAAAAGTTAGTGATGCAGAATATGAAGAAGTCACAGCTGTTTTTGAAGATGTTTTTGCCGATGAAATTGATGAAATGGAAAAAAACCCAACGATTCGAGACATGAATTTTGTTGTTTTGAAACAGAAAAAAACAACCTTATTTGATAAATTTATTAACATTGAAATTTTGAACAAAATTTTAATTGATAATGGTGTTGCGATTGATTTAAGATCTAAACGTTATCAAAAAATGTTTTGTGACGCGTTAACTAAACAAAATTTTACTGAAAAAACTTTGGCGACATTAATTATTGGATCCTTCAATTTTGAAACAGCTAAAATTGAACCTGAATTATTTGAAACCAAATTAAATAAAACAATTGCTAAAAAAATTCGTAAGGAAACCAAAGCCATGGAAAGTAATTTATCTGATACACAATTAGAAATTGTGAATTTGATGGATGAATTAAACCCTGATGAATATGTTTTAAAAGTTACAAATTTTATCGCTGATTTTTCAACAAGAAGAATGATTAATACTTTAAAAGAAAAATTTTCATTATTAAATGGAGCAATTAATTGCATGATCCAACATTCAATTAATCGTAATAATAAAATAATTCCAAATTATATTTATAAAATTGCTGAAAGTCTGAACTCATATTCAATTAAAAAAACCACTGATGTTTTAGCTTATTTAAATTTCTTTCAAAAGGAATCATCAAACAATGGCATGATTCAAGAAGAATTGGTGTCAACTAGATTAACAAATTCAGATGAAGAATTAATGGCTTTGTTTGACTAA
- a CDS encoding DnaA ATPase domain-containing protein, whose amino-acid sequence MDMKKLMDKIASNNDLKTLLTHLRTNFIQEGKTDEEAKMIVQNIINDNQILLEDFLTHYIICVKGPLAECEQSNPGYESFVNYDNGLFYISTRHCQHWFFENKNDELKKHYLYTDFDIDIFSTSAKEYIDQLGQDSDIFSQTEQDIRKQFLESSITKIKTNKHKGFFLAGEPGVGKTTLLKVLANGIASLKSEFKTVSFINVAHLMSLVKGSNFNEKHLETQKRLFDKLKNADVLFLDDIGSEVPSSWSRDDILLNLLNYRMEHQKITFFSSNFSMNEIHKHYFLKNQNHAVEQIKQKRFIERIHALSEEFILPGKSKRI is encoded by the coding sequence ATGGACATGAAAAAATTGATGGATAAAATTGCCTCAAACAACGATCTAAAAACTCTTCTAACTCATTTAAGAACAAATTTTATTCAAGAAGGCAAAACTGATGAAGAAGCAAAAATGATTGTTCAAAACATTATTAATGACAATCAAATTCTCTTAGAAGATTTTTTGACTCACTATATTATTTGTGTCAAAGGTCCACTTGCAGAATGCGAACAGTCAAATCCTGGTTATGAATCTTTTGTCAACTATGACAATGGTCTTTTCTATATTAGTACAAGACATTGTCAACATTGATTTTTCGAAAATAAAAATGACGAATTAAAAAAGCATTATCTATATACAGATTTTGATATTGATATTTTTTCAACTTCGGCCAAAGAATATATTGATCAACTAGGTCAAGATAGTGATATTTTTTCCCAAACTGAACAAGATATTCGCAAACAATTTTTAGAATCATCAATTACGAAAATTAAAACCAATAAACATAAAGGCTTTTTTCTAGCTGGTGAACCTGGAGTTGGTAAAACCACCCTTTTAAAAGTTTTAGCCAATGGGATTGCTTCTTTAAAAAGTGAGTTTAAAACAGTTTCTTTCATCAATGTTGCACACTTAATGAGTCTTGTTAAAGGTTCTAATTTTAATGAAAAACATCTTGAAACCCAAAAGCGCCTATTTGATAAATTAAAAAATGCAGATGTCTTATTTTTGGATGATATTGGTTCAGAAGTTCCATCAAGTTGATCTCGAGACGATATCTTATTAAATTTATTAAACTATCGCATGGAACATCAAAAAATAACTTTTTTTAGCTCTAATTTTTCAATGAATGAAATCCACAAACATTATTTTTTGAAAAACCAAAATCATGCTGTTGAACAAATTAAACAAAAACGTTTTATTGAACGCATTCATGCTTTATCAGAAGAATTTATTCTTCCAGGTAAATCAAAAAGAATTTAA
- the gap gene encoding type I glyceraldehyde-3-phosphate dehydrogenase encodes MTKKIAINGFGRIGRLTFRQLWDKGADIVAINDLTDTKTLAYLLEFDSAHGKFNEGKITFGEGFITVDGKKVEVFAEKDAANLPWGKLGVDLVVESTGFYTDKDKAEAHIKAGAKKVAISAPAKGDLKTIVYGVNHKSLTKEDTIISGASCTTNCLVPMVKVLDDAFGIEKGLMTTIHAVTNDQKLLDLPHSDLRRGRAAAWNIVPTTTGAAVAVSLVLPNMKGKLDGYSLRVPMITGSITDLSVELKKNVSDQEVNQAIKNALAKDKDLATAMEYNERGIVSSDIIGSHFGSIFDGTLTKVVEVDGKQMVKVFSWYDNESSYTSQLVRTIIHWMAL; translated from the coding sequence ATGACAAAAAAAATTGCAATTAACGGATTTGGGAGAATAGGTCGTCTAACATTCAGACAATTATGAGACAAAGGTGCTGATATCGTTGCTATTAACGATTTAACAGATACTAAAACTTTAGCTTATTTACTAGAATTCGATTCAGCACATGGAAAATTCAACGAAGGAAAAATTACTTTCGGAGAAGGATTCATCACTGTTGATGGTAAAAAAGTTGAAGTCTTTGCTGAAAAAGATGCTGCTAATTTACCATGAGGTAAATTAGGAGTTGATCTAGTAGTTGAATCAACAGGATTTTACACAGACAAAGACAAAGCTGAAGCGCATATCAAAGCAGGAGCTAAAAAGGTTGCTATTTCAGCACCAGCCAAAGGTGATTTAAAAACTATCGTTTATGGAGTAAACCACAAAAGTTTAACAAAAGAAGACACAATAATTTCTGGAGCTTCATGTACAACAAACTGTTTAGTACCAATGGTAAAAGTTTTAGATGACGCTTTTGGAATTGAAAAAGGGTTAATGACAACTATTCATGCAGTAACTAATGACCAAAAATTATTAGATTTACCACACTCAGACTTACGTCGTGGACGTGCTGCTGCATGAAACATCGTGCCAACAACAACAGGAGCAGCAGTCGCAGTTTCTTTAGTTTTACCAAACATGAAAGGTAAATTAGATGGATACTCATTACGTGTTCCAATGATTACTGGATCAATTACTGATTTATCAGTTGAACTAAAGAAAAATGTTTCTGATCAAGAAGTAAACCAAGCAATCAAAAATGCTTTAGCAAAAGATAAAGATTTAGCAACAGCAATGGAATACAACGAACGTGGAATTGTTTCTTCAGATATTATTGGATCACACTTTGGTTCAATCTTTGATGGAACTTTAACAAAAGTTGTTGAAGTTGATGGAAAACAAATGGTTAAAGTATTCTCATGATACGATAACGAAAGTTCATATACTTCACAATTAGTAAGAACAATTATCCACTGAATGGCTTTATAA
- a CDS encoding phosphoglycerate kinase, protein MDYNKKKTLKDIQVLDKKVLVRVDFNVPLKDGQITDDNRIQASLPTIKYLVKQGAKVILLSHLGRIKSEEDKKTKSLAVVGQRLEKVLGQKVTFIPSTRGEALENAIENMKNGEIILLENTRFEDVKDNQVIKYESKNNPELGKYWASLGDVFVNDAFGTSHRAHASNVGISTYIPASAVGLLVEKELQMLAKGIDNPDRPFVAILGGAKVSDKIGVIDNLLNKVDKILIGGGMAYTFFAAQGHKIGTSLLEADKIAEAKRYLEIANGKIILPIDSATSKTFSNEKAEFYGLDLPDGVMGLDIGPKTIELFQKELIGAKTVVWNGPMGVSEFSHFAQGTTAVAEAIVGLKNAFTLIGGGDSAAAAIALGFKDDFSWISTGGGASLEYMEGKVLPGIDAIQAKQ, encoded by the coding sequence ATGGATTACAACAAAAAGAAAACATTGAAAGATATTCAAGTTTTAGATAAAAAGGTTTTAGTTCGTGTGGATTTTAATGTTCCATTAAAAGACGGACAAATAACTGATGATAATCGTATTCAGGCATCATTGCCAACAATTAAATATTTAGTCAAACAAGGGGCAAAAGTGATTTTATTATCCCACTTAGGACGTATTAAAAGTGAAGAAGATAAAAAAACTAAATCCTTGGCCGTTGTTGGACAACGCTTAGAAAAAGTGCTTGGACAAAAAGTGACTTTCATTCCTTCAACAAGAGGTGAAGCTTTAGAAAATGCGATCGAAAACATGAAAAACGGAGAAATTATCTTATTAGAAAACACTCGTTTTGAAGATGTTAAAGATAATCAAGTGATTAAATATGAATCTAAAAATAATCCAGAATTAGGTAAATACTGAGCAAGTTTAGGTGACGTATTTGTCAATGATGCTTTTGGAACTTCACACCGTGCACATGCCTCAAATGTTGGAATTTCAACATATATTCCAGCTTCAGCTGTTGGACTTTTAGTCGAAAAAGAATTACAAATGTTAGCAAAAGGAATTGATAATCCAGATCGCCCATTTGTAGCAATTTTAGGTGGTGCTAAAGTTTCTGATAAAATTGGCGTGATTGATAATTTATTAAACAAAGTTGATAAAATTTTAATTGGTGGAGGAATGGCGTATACATTCTTTGCTGCTCAAGGACACAAAATTGGAACCTCACTTTTAGAAGCGGATAAAATTGCTGAAGCTAAAAGATATTTAGAAATTGCTAATGGAAAAATTATTTTACCAATCGATTCTGCAACTTCAAAAACATTCAGCAACGAAAAAGCTGAGTTCTATGGATTGGATTTACCCGATGGTGTGATGGGATTAGATATTGGTCCTAAAACTATTGAATTATTCCAAAAAGAATTAATCGGGGCTAAAACTGTTGTTTGAAACGGGCCAATGGGTGTGAGTGAATTTAGTCACTTTGCCCAAGGTACAACAGCTGTGGCTGAAGCCATTGTTGGTTTAAAAAATGCTTTCACTTTAATTGGTGGCGGAGATTCAGCAGCTGCTGCAATCGCTTTAGGTTTCAAAGATGACTTTTCTTGAATTTCAACTGGTGGAGGAGCTTCATTGGAATACATGGAAGGTAAAGTTCTTCCAGGAATTGATGCAATTCAAGCAAAACAATAA
- a CDS encoding BspA family leucine-rich repeat surface protein → MKKLLLLLSGMVVTLGTVATTISWQSTTKDNQNKEMKKISNIKQEIPERQNISTIEMKLQSIIDSKKDSLWTAEGLSMIINIQMPQAAGIVVTEVQSDQTIGAAIFNFDATNTRGFFGNIKLTQILNRETQSKTIYINVKTNKIAMVDDYAPYGTIQVLNLGWDATGKARRMTPKVEIVPNYISPKITNINMLFNKLENFNCQEITYWDTSNITDMSSLFTAVVNFNQDISGWNTSNVTDMSKMFIGAYYFNRDISKWDTSKVTNMKQMFDYAATFNQDISKWDTSKVTDMSGMFVNANSFNQNISGWDTSNVMDMGGMFYLASHFNQNISKWDTSKVTNMDYMFYAATIFNQDISKWDTSKVTNMSRMFWDAKAFNQDLSKWDVDLVKDYKDFANNPNWDVNKQPKFKQS, encoded by the coding sequence ATGAAAAAATTATTACTACTATTAAGTGGAATGGTGGTTACTTTAGGAACGGTTGCAACAACTATTTCTTGACAATCGACCACGAAAGATAATCAAAATAAAGAAATGAAAAAGATTAGCAATATTAAACAAGAAATCCCAGAACGACAAAATATTTCTACAATCGAAATGAAATTACAATCCATTATCGATTCTAAAAAGGATTCACTTTGAACAGCTGAAGGTTTAAGTATGATTATTAATATTCAAATGCCGCAAGCGGCAGGAATTGTTGTGACAGAAGTGCAAAGCGATCAAACAATTGGTGCGGCAATATTTAATTTTGATGCAACTAACACACGTGGTTTTTTTGGAAATATTAAATTAACTCAAATATTAAATCGAGAAACTCAAAGCAAAACAATTTATATCAACGTAAAAACCAATAAAATTGCAATGGTTGATGATTATGCACCATATGGAACAATTCAAGTTTTAAATTTGGGATGAGATGCAACTGGCAAAGCTAGAAGAATGACACCAAAAGTTGAAATAGTTCCCAATTACATTAGCCCAAAAATAACCAATATCAACATGCTATTCAACAAACTAGAAAATTTCAATTGTCAAGAAATCACTTATTGAGACACTTCAAACATAACAGACATGAGTAGTTTGTTTACAGCGGTGGTTAATTTCAACCAAGACATTTCTGGTTGAAATACTTCAAATGTAACTGACATGAGTAAAATGTTTATCGGTGCCTATTATTTTAACCGAGATATTTCCAAATGAGACACCTCAAAAGTTACAAACATGAAACAAATGTTTGATTATGCAGCAACCTTCAACCAAGATATTTCCAAATGAGACACCTCAAAAGTCACTGATATGTCAGGAATGTTTGTTAATGCAAATTCATTTAATCAAAATATTTCAGGTTGAGACACTTCAAATGTAATGGATATGGGCGGAATGTTTTATTTAGCAAGCCACTTCAACCAAAATATTTCAAAATGAGACACTTCTAAGGTTACTAATATGGATTATATGTTTTATGCTGCAACCATTTTCAACCAAGACATTTCAAAATGAGACACCTCAAAAGTCACTAATATGTCAAGAATGTTTTGAGATGCCAAAGCATTCAATCAAGATTTATCAAAATGAGATGTTGATTTAGTTAAAGATTACAAGGACTTTGCCAATAATCCAAATTGAGATGTAAATAAACAACCAAAGTTTAAACAATCATAA
- a CDS encoding sulfite exporter TauE/SafE family protein, whose product MVKLKRLSKSTEIQEKIEFEKPREKERKRAVYMLILAIALAGVAGAICINIFLLYPYKNKGVAFSLTQSPDNLIAFILMMTLVVTGVIYAIWYFWSVSKIKFNDAEQNTVKVGTIGFVAAFLDTIGVGSFAVTTGLLKGTKTIKDDSLLPGTLNVTFGLSALFESGFLIGAIKVDPYTLMILVVSVIAGTVLGSFFVSRLKNPRIVKLIMGSVLFIVGIVMILTHPDVKVIETISADQEGFIGFLDKGNEWRMATSAIIFFFLGTVMSFGVGLYAPSMAVLTLLGMKATAIFPIMSAGASLCMIFGSFKFIKSKKYMEKTASTMMMAGIFGAICSFLIFFVGVQMGLGVDEETFGRILKYVAICVVFYASILMLTEYILGFRKDHPHQHLESGESKQKIRKRPWSKP is encoded by the coding sequence ATGGTAAAACTAAAACGGTTGTCCAAATCAACAGAAATTCAAGAAAAAATTGAATTTGAAAAACCAAGAGAAAAGGAACGAAAACGAGCTGTTTATATGCTTATTTTAGCAATCGCACTTGCTGGTGTTGCTGGAGCAATTTGTATTAACATCTTTCTTTTATATCCTTATAAAAATAAAGGTGTGGCATTTTCACTAACTCAAAGCCCAGATAATCTAATTGCCTTTATTTTGATGATGACACTAGTGGTTACAGGTGTAATTTATGCAATTTGATATTTTTGATCAGTTTCAAAAATCAAATTTAATGATGCTGAACAAAATACAGTCAAAGTCGGAACAATTGGTTTTGTTGCTGCTTTTTTAGACACAATTGGTGTTGGAAGTTTTGCAGTAACAACAGGATTGTTAAAAGGAACCAAAACAATTAAAGATGATTCCCTTTTACCGGGAACATTAAATGTAACCTTTGGATTGAGTGCTTTATTTGAATCTGGATTTTTAATCGGAGCGATTAAAGTTGATCCTTATACATTAATGATTTTAGTGGTTTCAGTTATTGCTGGAACAGTTCTTGGCTCATTCTTTGTATCAAGATTGAAAAACCCTCGAATAGTTAAATTAATTATGGGTTCAGTCTTGTTCATCGTTGGAATTGTGATGATTTTAACTCATCCTGATGTTAAAGTTATCGAAACAATTTCAGCAGACCAAGAAGGTTTCATTGGTTTTCTTGATAAAGGAAACGAATGAAGAATGGCAACTTCTGCAATTATCTTCTTCTTTTTAGGAACTGTGATGTCCTTTGGAGTTGGATTATACGCACCAAGTATGGCCGTGTTGACATTATTAGGAATGAAAGCAACTGCAATTTTCCCAATCATGTCAGCGGGAGCTAGTTTATGTATGATTTTTGGTTCATTTAAATTTATCAAAAGCAAAAAATACATGGAAAAAACCGCATCAACAATGATGATGGCCGGAATTTTTGGAGCCATTTGTTCATTCTTAATCTTCTTTGTTGGAGTCCAAATGGGACTTGGAGTTGATGAAGAAACATTTGGAAGAATCTTAAAATACGTCGCAATTTGCGTTGTCTTCTATGCTTCAATTCTAATGTTGACTGAGTATATTCTTGGATTTAGAAAAGATCATCCGCATCAACATCTCGAATCCGGTGAATCCAAACAAAAAATACGAAAAAGACCTTGATCAAAACCCTAG
- a CDS encoding ribonuclease J: protein MKENDIKINIPVNKEVLEKEVLEASDIKPFVFKQKEIKRHYQNTKIPTKVFALGGLEEIGKNTYAIEYDQEIILIDAGVKFPDATMLGVSAVIPDYSYLKENESKIKALFITHGHEDHIGGIHYLVQQVKIPVIFAPSLAAALIRDRLKEYKITDKTVVKEYLSDDVWKSANFRVTFAALNHSIPDAFGILVETPNGNIFSTGDYKFDWSPLGHYAELNKLAAMGDKGIELLLSDSTNAEVEGYTPGERSIIDNIDKLFLKAKGRIFITTFASNVHRIQYIIETAKKYNRKILILGRSVERIIKIIREMGHLKINDKQFIKVNDIGKYQPNEIMIISTGSQGEPMAALSRIANGKHLQISVIPGDTIIFSSSPIPGNKADVERLINKLTRVGAKVIESNSSNKIHTSGHASQEEQKLLFSLLRPHYFMPMHGEFRMLKKHVETAESVNLLPGHGFVLANGDQLELLRGKAQIGKRIDADAIYVDGKDMTGQASNVIRERDILSSDGLIAVVVSIDSQTNKLLSQPKIISRGSFYVRESGNIIGESINIVTNAMLEVLNSSKPTFGAMKQAIKASLSPYIFKTKKRNPLIIPVILNQKSKIPQNPKK, encoded by the coding sequence TGAAAGAAAACGATATTAAAATTAATATCCCTGTAAACAAGGAAGTTCTAGAAAAAGAAGTTCTAGAAGCAAGTGATATAAAGCCTTTTGTGTTCAAACAAAAGGAAATAAAAAGACACTATCAAAATACCAAAATCCCAACCAAAGTCTTTGCCCTTGGTGGTTTAGAAGAAATCGGGAAAAACACTTATGCAATTGAATATGATCAAGAAATTATTTTAATTGATGCGGGGGTTAAATTCCCTGATGCAACAATGTTGGGTGTGAGTGCTGTGATTCCTGATTATTCTTATTTAAAAGAAAATGAATCTAAAATTAAAGCACTTTTTATTACTCATGGACATGAAGATCACATTGGTGGAATTCATTATTTAGTCCAACAAGTAAAGATTCCAGTTATTTTTGCCCCATCATTAGCGGCTGCTTTAATTCGTGACCGCTTAAAGGAATATAAAATTACAGACAAAACAGTTGTCAAAGAATATTTATCTGATGATGTATGAAAATCAGCAAATTTTAGAGTAACCTTTGCTGCTTTAAACCACTCAATTCCTGATGCTTTTGGAATTTTAGTTGAAACTCCAAATGGAAATATTTTTTCAACTGGGGATTATAAATTCGACTGATCACCATTAGGACATTATGCTGAATTGAACAAATTAGCAGCCATGGGTGATAAAGGAATTGAGTTATTATTATCTGATTCAACCAATGCTGAAGTTGAAGGGTATACACCTGGAGAACGCAGTATTATTGATAATATTGACAAACTATTTTTAAAAGCCAAAGGTCGAATTTTTATCACAACCTTTGCTTCAAATGTTCACCGTATTCAATACATTATTGAAACAGCTAAAAAATACAACCGAAAAATCTTAATTTTAGGACGTTCTGTTGAACGAATTATTAAAATAATTCGTGAAATGGGTCACTTGAAAATTAATGATAAGCAATTTATTAAAGTTAATGACATTGGAAAGTATCAACCAAATGAAATTATGATCATTTCAACTGGTTCACAAGGTGAACCAATGGCTGCGCTTTCTCGAATTGCCAATGGAAAACACTTACAAATAAGCGTCATTCCTGGAGATACAATTATTTTTTCATCATCACCAATTCCTGGAAATAAGGCTGACGTTGAAAGATTAATTAATAAATTAACCAGAGTTGGGGCCAAAGTGATTGAATCGAACTCTTCAAATAAAATTCATACTTCAGGACATGCGAGTCAAGAAGAACAAAAATTGTTATTCTCACTTTTAAGACCACATTACTTCATGCCAATGCATGGTGAATTTAGGATGTTGAAAAAACATGTTGAAACTGCTGAAAGTGTTAACTTATTACCAGGACATGGATTTGTTCTAGCCAATGGTGATCAATTAGAACTTTTAAGAGGGAAAGCACAAATTGGTAAAAGAATTGATGCTGATGCAATTTATGTTGATGGAAAAGACATGACTGGACAAGCAAGTAACGTGATTCGTGAACGTGATATTTTAAGTAGTGATGGATTGATCGCAGTTGTTGTTTCAATCGATTCACAAACAAACAAACTATTAAGTCAACCAAAAATTATTAGTCGTGGAAGCTTTTATGTTCGTGAATCAGGAAATATTATTGGTGAATCAATTAATATTGTGACCAATGCAATGTTAGAAGTTTTAAATTCATCTAAACCAACGTTTGGGGCGATGAAACAAGCGATTAAAGCTAGTTTATCACCTTACATTTTCAAAACAAAAAAAAGAAATCCTTTGATTATTCCAGTAATTTTAAATCAAAAAAGTAAAATTCCGCAAAATCCAAAGAAATAA